The genomic interval GAAGGAAGGGCTCGAGGAGTGCCGCGAGAACGGCTTCACGGACGACCTGGCCTATGACGAGCTGATGGTGACGAAGCTCGGCATCTCGCAGCTCATCAAACAGTTCGACATCGCCACCGGCTACGCCGAACCGGATCCGAAGCCGTATCAGTACCAGCCGAAAACGGACACACCGGCCGAATGAGCCGCTGTCATATTTCAAGAGAAAGAAAAGGAGACCCACCAACATGAAACGTACCTTTACCGCCATTGTCTGCACGCTGCTGCTTGTGGCCGTGCTCGCCGGCTGCGGCAGCACCAACCCGTTTGACGCCGCGGCCAAGACCTTCTCCGACGAGGGCATGACGATCACGCTCACGAGCGACTTCAGCAAGCAGTCCATGGACGGCTACACCGTGTGCTACGCCGCCAAAACGGCCGCCGTGTTCGCCCTGCACGAGACGAACGATCAGTTCGCCGCCGCCGGACTCAACGACGTGACGCTCGAGCAGTACGCCGCGCTCGTCATGCAGAACAACAGCAGCCGCAACCCCGTCGCGGGCGACGACATCAACGGCTGCCCGACGATCCTCTATGACTTCTACAACGAGGATAAGGACGTCGAGTACCGCTACCTCGCCGTGATGTATCAGGCGGACGACGGCTTCTGGCTCGTGCAGTTTGCGAGCGCGAAGGACGATTTTGACACCTACGAGCCGAGCTTCGTGGAGGCTGCCAAGAGCGTCAGCTTCGGCGCATAAGCGCAGCGGATCCGGCACAAACCGGCCGGCAGCGTGTTTGCTGCCGGCCGGTCCGGTTTTTGGGCGGATGCCCATATGGAAAGGAGGCTGCGCGATGGCAGCGGCGACAGACGAACGGCTGATCTATGAGATCCTCTCCGCCGTGGGCGAGATCCCGGAGGGAAACGTTGCGACCTACGGGCAGATCGCGCGGCTGATCGGCCGGCCGAAAAACGCGCGGCTGGTCGGCCGCGTGCTCAGCCAGGCCGAGCGCTACGGCGACTATCCGTGCCACCGCGTGGTGGATCACAGCGGGCGGCTCGTGCCCGGCTGGGACGCGCAGGCGGCGCTGCTCGCGCGCGAGGGCGTGACCCTGCGCGACGCGCAGCACGTGGACCTGCGGCGATACCAGTGGCAGTGCGAATGAAAGCGCAAGGCCCTCCGCACCGGGTGGAACGGAGGGGTTTCAGCGAGTCAAAAAAGCCTCGCAGAGGTGGCCTCCCGCAGGCGGCAAAAAAGTGCAATCATTTTCTCTCACGACATGTGCGTGAGAGAAAATACTTTTCAGGCTGCAAGTGTGGACTTTGTGCGCAG from Clostridiales bacterium carries:
- a CDS encoding MGMT family protein, translated to MAAATDERLIYEILSAVGEIPEGNVATYGQIARLIGRPKNARLVGRVLSQAERYGDYPCHRVVDHSGRLVPGWDAQAALLAREGVTLRDAQHVDLRRYQWQCE